Proteins from a genomic interval of Zingiber officinale cultivar Zhangliang chromosome 2A, Zo_v1.1, whole genome shotgun sequence:
- the LOC122040855 gene encoding protein GRAVITROPIC IN THE LIGHT 1-like — MANKVTTISNLLQRVASSCLVHRLPGGHPLDDCNCGSEEEEVDRSQVEKAVAEEKDEAGEEEQGLRIWEEDGGHRVDAAPEDSHKVRVREMEAFVHEVFDAVSAVKRAYVGLQQAHSPWDLDKVRKADAAVVVELRELGRLRDRFRRECFTPPATSQTAARLKDSVAPHEAAIDDMKRQLKAKESEAEILKEKLHNSIALSHSASKERHHSRNWLGHASAIGAPDAPKPTPELFEMCMERVKSASKSFTAHLLYLMCSAHWDVSAAVRSVTQGGSDAAEDHAPSIPNLEPRHTKYALESYVNRKVFHGFENETFYLEGSLSSLIKPAEFRRNCFAQFRDMWGMEPEQLLGILPGCPFGRFAAAKYLAIVHAKMEESLFHGESEQRRQVIAGAHPRTEFYREFLRLAKAVWLLHLLAFGMDPPPAHFEAARGAEFHPHYMESVARFPGGRVPAGSVVGFPVSPGFKLPDGSVVRTRVYLVPCV, encoded by the exons GAGGAGGAAGTGGATCGGAGCCAGGTGGAGAAGGCGGTGGCTGAGGAGAAAGATGAGGCGGGCGAGGAGGAGCAGGGACTTAGGATCTGGGAAGAGGACGGCGGCCATCGCGTCGACGCCGCTCCTGAGGATTCCCATAAGGTTAGGGTCAGGGAGATGGAAGCGTTCGTGCACGAGGTGTTCGACGCGGTGTCCGCGGTCAAGCGAGCCTACGTGGGCCTCCAGCAGGCGCACAGCCCGTGGGACTTGGACAAGGTGCGGAAGGCGGACGCGGCGGTGGTGGTAGAGCTCCGCGAGCTGGGGAGGCTCAGGGATCGATTCCGCCGGGAATGCTTCACTCCCCCAGCTACCTCCCAGACGGCTGCGCGGCTGAAGGACTCGGTGGCACCCCACGAGGCGGCGATCGACGATATGAAGCGGCAGCTGAAGGCCAAGGAATCGGAGGCGGAGATCCTGAAGGAGAAGCTCCACAATTCCATTGCGCTCAGCCACTCGGCAAGCAAAGAGCGTCACCATTCGAGAAATTGGCTTGGACACGCATCCGCCATCG GGGCACCGGACGCACCTAAGCCCACGCCGGAGCTATTCGAGATGTGCATGGAGCGGGTGAAATCGGCGTCCAAATCCTTCACAGCTCACCTCCTCTACCTCATGTGCTCCGCCCACTGGGACGTCAGCGCTGCCGTCCGATCCGTGACCCAAGGGGGCAGCGACGCCGCGGAAGACCACGCTCCATCCATCCCCAATTTGGAGCCTCGCCACACCAAGTACGCCCTGGAGTCGTACGTGAATCGGAAGGTGTTCCACGGGTTCGAGAACGAAACCTTCTATCTGGAGGGTTCGCTGAGCTCGCTGATCAAGCCGGCCGAGTTCCGGCGCAACTGCTTCGCGCAGTTCCGGGACATGTGGGGGATGGAGCCGGAGCAGCTGCTAGGCATTCTCCCGGGCTGCCCGTTCGGCCGCTTCGCGGCCGCCAAGTACCTGGCGATCGTGCACGCCAAGATGGAGGAATCTCTGTTCCACGGCGAGTCGGAGCAGCGGCGGCAGGTTATAGCCGGGGCGCACCCACGGACGGAGTTCTACAGGGAGTTCCTCCGCCTGGCCAAGGCGGTGTGGCTGCTCCACCTGCTTGCCTTCGGGATGGACCCACCGCCGGCGCACTTTGAGGCGGCGCGGGGGGCGGAGTTCCACCCGCATTACATGGAGAGCGTCGCACGGTTCCCTGGCGGGCGGGTTCCGGCTGGGTCTGTCGTGGGATTCCCGGTTAGCCCCGGGTTCAAGCTGCCGGACGGGTCGGTTGTGCGGACGAGGGTTTACCTCGTTCCATGTGTTTAA